The ANME-2 cluster archaeon DNA window TTTCTTCTCCTGTGTTATGGAAGGTTATGCTGAGGATGCCGGGCTTTCCCGGTAAGAGGTCACTGGTTATTTCTGTAGCTTCGAAATCGGCCTGTTCTTTGACAATTATAAAAATCTCATGGGTCTCGTTGACATGCTGGTACAGCATGTTGTAGTCGATCTGGTTGTTTGATGCATTCCCGTCCACCTGGACATCTTTCTGGAACTGGTAGGTTAGGTTTACTTCCAGTGTGTATTTCCCTGCATGGGCACTATCCCAGATCTTGATCTCAAAGGGCAGCGGATGCGAGACCTGTCCTGATACCAGGGTACCTGCGCTCTGGGGCGGTGTTTTAATGTCCACCGGAGCGTCCCCTGCCGATAAACAAGCCACTACTCCCACAGACGTAGTAATGCCATATTCCAGCTGCTGTTCTATCTTCGAGAGTGCGATCTCATTGGAACCAACTGGCTTGTCCTCTGATTTGAAACCTGTTATCTTGCCCTGGTTCATGACCCGGACCAGTAGATTCGAGGTCTCATCCCGGTCATATTCCGGGCTGCCTGCAATACTTACAATCATCTCAGGACTGCCATATGCTGTGAAATAGTCATCAGTGTATGTCCAGATATTAGGCGGAATGTTTTCTGCACTTGACTGGACAAATAATATAGATATTAGAAATACCATTACGATTAATTTGCTCATTATCGGACCCCCTGAAACATATTGGGCTTGAGAATAATGCAGGTTAATGGTTAAAAAACATTTGTACTGATATCCGGATACATACGGATAGTTTTAAGTCTTTTATAGGGGAGTATATACCCTAAAACCAAGGTGGAAAACAATGGCCGATGTTACCCAATCCGATCTGACCCCTAATGAAAAACAGGTACTGCTGGCAATGGGAGACCTGGAGACTACAAACCCGAAAGAATTATCAACTGCCTCAGGCCTCAGCGTGGAAGCTGCCGTACAGGGTGCATTCCTGCTTGAGGAAAAAGGACTATTACAGGTATCTGAGTTTACAACTGAGAAATACAACCTGACAACGGAAGGGGATGAGTATGTTAGTTCGGGCCTGCCCGAACGGCAGGTCATCGAAAAGGTCACATCACCCACACCAATTGATGCCGTGAAGGATGAGTTTGGCCCGAAACTTGTCGGAATAGCACTGGGCTGGATGCGCAAAAAAGGCTGGGCAAGAATCGAAGACGGTAACCTTGTCCCTGGCGACATTCCACCCCCTGGAGATGATGAAGAGGCCCTGGCCAATCTAAAGGCAGGTACCTTTACTGAAATTTCGAAGGGTGTAAAAAAAGACCTTGTCAAACGCAATCTCATTGAGATCAGCGAAGATAAGACCCGCACCATTACGATAACAGAGTCCGGGAAGGAGACGTTCCGATTGGGTATCACACTGGAAGAAGAAGTGGCCCAGCTCACATCAGACCTTATAAGGACAGGCAGCTGGAAGGATAAACACCTTCGTGCTTATAATATAGACGCACCTGTGCAGCCTGTCTATGGTGCCAAGACACATCCGTATCAGAGGCTCATAGATGAGATGCGCCAGATATTCCTTGAGATGGGATTCACAGAGATCAAGGGCGAGATAATCCAGAGCAGTTTCTGGAATTTCGATGCCCTGTTCCAGCCCCAGGACCACCCTGCCCGGGATATGCAGGACACCTTCTACCTGGACAGCACCGGTGATGTGCCCCCCGAATATATTGATTCCGTGGCTGACATGCACGAACATGGGGGAGATATCGACAGCAAGGGATGGGGGGGGAAGTGGAGCAAGGAGCAGGCCAAAAAGAACGTACTGCGCACACACACCACAGCCAATACAATAAAATATCTTGCAGACAATCCGGACCCGCCTGTAAAGGCTTTCTGCATCGACAGGGCATACCGCAGGGAGACCATTGACCCCACCCATACCCCTGAGTTCGAGCAGCTTGAGGGTGTGGTAATGGATGAGGGTATGAGCTTTTCAAACCTGCTTGGGTTGCTGAGGGAGTTCTATCACAGGGTAGGGTTTGCCGATGTCAGGTTCAGGCCCGCCTATTTCCCTTATACCGAGCCCAGCGTGGAACCGGAAGTGTATATCGAGGGTATGGGCTGGATCGAACTGGGCGGTGCCGGTGTGTTTCGTAAGGAGGTCACCGAACCCCTTGGTATAAAGTATCCTGTTCTTGCATGGGGCCTTGGTGTCAGCAGGCTTGCAATGCTGAGACTGGGTTTGCGTGACCTTCGGACGCTGTACCAGTCAGATATCGACTGGCTGCGCAAGAGTCCTGTATGCGGGGATTGATTTCCCTTTTTTAAATTGAAGTCAACCATTCCGAATTTCGCTAAC harbors:
- a CDS encoding phenylalanine--tRNA ligase subunit alpha codes for the protein MADVTQSDLTPNEKQVLLAMGDLETTNPKELSTASGLSVEAAVQGAFLLEEKGLLQVSEFTTEKYNLTTEGDEYVSSGLPERQVIEKVTSPTPIDAVKDEFGPKLVGIALGWMRKKGWARIEDGNLVPGDIPPPGDDEEALANLKAGTFTEISKGVKKDLVKRNLIEISEDKTRTITITESGKETFRLGITLEEEVAQLTSDLIRTGSWKDKHLRAYNIDAPVQPVYGAKTHPYQRLIDEMRQIFLEMGFTEIKGEIIQSSFWNFDALFQPQDHPARDMQDTFYLDSTGDVPPEYIDSVADMHEHGGDIDSKGWGGKWSKEQAKKNVLRTHTTANTIKYLADNPDPPVKAFCIDRAYRRETIDPTHTPEFEQLEGVVMDEGMSFSNLLGLLREFYHRVGFADVRFRPAYFPYTEPSVEPEVYIEGMGWIELGGAGVFRKEVTEPLGIKYPVLAWGLGVSRLAMLRLGLRDLRTLYQSDIDWLRKSPVCGD